The following are encoded in a window of Halosolutus halophilus genomic DNA:
- a CDS encoding zinc ribbon domain-containing protein, whose amino-acid sequence MTAITAVGAYAPRFRITAEAFEEAWGQFQAAGVNEKAVPAADEDALTMGFEAANRALEAADLGGEDLSWLGFATANPPLEEGDLTARLGAMLALPEDASRQLFTGSTRAGTRALWAGMDAIASTGGRGLVVVADAPRGDPDDAIDHAAGAGAAAFVLERDGPAEIVDRAEYAAPYPGTRFRNAGADETQGLGVTQYDRRAFTETIGGAVDGLETAPDPDAAAIQAPDGKLPYRAAGAAGVGTDEIGACATVHDLGDLGAASVPVSLARAIADGHESILAVGYGSGGAADAFVVEPTADVPATIAIDGGASLSYAEYLRRRGIVTSGPPSGGGAYVSVPSWRRSIPQRYRLAAGRCVDCEALAFPPEGACDDCGSLAGYETVELPGSGTIEAVTTISQGGAPPEFAEQQAQSGDYAAAIVALDAEAAGETVSVPAMGTDAAPSAFAVGDRIETTIRRVYTQEGVTRYGFKVRPAGD is encoded by the coding sequence GGCCGTCCCTGCCGCCGATGAAGACGCCCTGACCATGGGGTTCGAGGCCGCCAACCGCGCGCTCGAAGCCGCCGATCTGGGTGGTGAGGACCTCTCGTGGCTCGGTTTCGCGACCGCGAACCCGCCGCTCGAGGAGGGTGACCTGACCGCCCGACTCGGGGCGATGCTCGCGCTCCCGGAAGACGCGTCCCGGCAACTCTTCACCGGCAGCACCCGCGCCGGGACCCGCGCGCTCTGGGCCGGCATGGACGCCATCGCGTCCACGGGTGGCCGCGGACTGGTCGTCGTCGCCGACGCGCCGCGGGGCGATCCCGACGACGCGATCGACCACGCCGCCGGTGCCGGCGCCGCGGCGTTCGTCCTCGAGCGCGATGGGCCAGCGGAAATCGTCGATCGGGCCGAGTACGCGGCGCCGTACCCCGGAACTCGCTTCCGGAACGCCGGTGCAGACGAAACGCAGGGACTGGGCGTCACTCAGTACGATCGGCGGGCGTTCACCGAGACGATCGGGGGTGCGGTCGACGGGCTCGAAACGGCACCCGACCCCGACGCCGCGGCGATCCAGGCACCCGACGGGAAGCTCCCGTACCGCGCAGCGGGCGCGGCGGGCGTCGGGACCGACGAGATCGGGGCGTGTGCGACGGTCCACGACCTCGGCGATCTCGGGGCCGCGAGCGTCCCGGTGTCGCTCGCTCGCGCGATCGCGGACGGCCACGAATCGATCCTCGCCGTCGGCTACGGGAGCGGCGGGGCCGCCGACGCGTTCGTCGTGGAACCGACCGCCGACGTGCCGGCGACGATCGCGATCGACGGGGGCGCCTCGCTCTCGTACGCCGAGTACCTCCGCCGGCGCGGGATCGTCACGTCCGGGCCGCCGTCGGGCGGCGGAGCCTACGTCAGCGTACCGTCGTGGCGGCGATCGATCCCGCAACGATACCGGCTCGCGGCCGGGCGCTGCGTCGACTGCGAGGCGCTCGCGTTCCCGCCGGAGGGTGCCTGTGACGACTGCGGATCGCTCGCCGGCTACGAGACCGTCGAACTCCCGGGATCGGGAACGATCGAAGCCGTCACCACCATCTCCCAGGGCGGTGCACCGCCGGAGTTCGCCGAACAGCAAGCCCAGTCCGGGGACTACGCGGCCGCGATCGTCGCACTCGACGCCGAAGCGGCTGGTGAGACCGTCAGCGTCCCCGCGATGGGTACCGACGCCGCGCCGTCGGCGTTCGCGGTCGGCGATCGGATCGAGACGACGATCCGCCGGGTCTACACGCAGGAAGGTGTCACCCGGTACGGGTTCAAGGTTCGTCCCGCGGGCGACTGA